ATTCATCCTGACGAGCTGACCGTCACCTGCATCACCGGCAACGGCCTCAAGACCACCGACGCACTGCAGGGCTCCTATGAGCTGGAGCAGGCGGTGCGTCCGCGCCTGGCCGACTTTGAGGCTTACGTCGAAGAGAAAAAATTCCAGCATGAGCTGGTACTGGAAGGAAGCTATGCCCGTTAGAGTTCTGCTGCCCAACGCATTTCACAAGCACACCAATGGCACCAAGGAGATTCAGTCGTCGGCCGAAAATCTGCCGGCCCTGATCGCCGAAATCGAAACCACCTTTCCCGCGCTGGGCTCACACCTGCGCGACGAGAAGGGCGAGGTGCGCCGCTTCATCAACTTCTATGTGAACGACGAAGACATCCGATTTCTCGGCAACGAGAAGTATGTGTTTCAGGATGGCGATGAAGTGCTCGTGATCCCTTCCATTGCCGGCGGATGCTGCTGAACAGAATTGCCTGAGTATCTCCTGAACCAAACTACCGGCAGCCCCGCAAAGGGCTGCCATTTTTGTATTTGTCACAGTTTCCCAAGCAAATCACAGGCCCGCTGCAGATCCTCTTCGCGCTTGGCAAAGCAGAAGCGCAGCAGGTTCTCTCCCCGTCCTTCGGCAAAGAAGGCCGTGCCGGCCACGGCGGCCACGCCGGTGGCGGCCAGCAGCGTGCGCGCTTTCTCGCGGGCATTCGCACCGGCGATGCGGCTGGCATCGGCCAGCACGTAGTAGGCTCCCGCGGGAATGGACGGCGTGAGCCCCATGCGCGTGAGCGCGCCGCAGAGCAGGTCCCGCTTCGATTGATAATCGCGGGCCATGGCCTGGTAATACTCATCCGGCAGCGCCACCAGCCCCGCCGCCGCGCCGTGCTGCAAAGGCGCCGGCGCGCACACATACGTCAGATCGTGAAAGTAGCCGATCGTGCCCAGCACGCTGCGGTCGGCAATCAGGTAGCCGACGCGCCAGCCCGTGATGCTGAAGGTCTTCGACAGGCCCGAGATGGTGATGGTGCGGCTCGCCATGCCCGGCAGCGTGGCAAAGCTGACATGCTGTGCGCCTTCAAAGACGAAATACTCATAAATCTCATCCGTGAAAACAATGAGGTCATGCTCTTCCACGATGGCGGCAATCTGCGCCAGCTCTTCGCGGGTAAAGACCTTGCCGCACGGGTTCGACGGCGTGTTGATCAGCAGTGCGCGAGTGCGCGGCGTGATGGCTCGCCGCAGCCGGTCAAAGTCGATGGCCCAGTTGCCGTTCTCGAGCGGCACCGCCACCGGCACGGCGCGTTGCGCGCGCAGCGTGTTGGCGTGGTAGCCGTAGAAGGGCTCAAACAGCAGCACTTCATCGCCGGGATTCAGCAGCGCCAGGCATGCGGCATAAAACGCGCCGGTCGCCCCTGACGTCACCAGCACTTCGCTTTCCGGGTCCGCATGAATGCCGTTGTAGCGCAGAGCTTTCTGCGCGATGGCGTCGCGCAGCACCGCGATGCCGTCCAGCCGCGTATAGATGTTGTGGCCCTGCTCGATGGCCGCGAGCGCGCGCTCGGCCACGGGCGCCGGAACGCCGGTATCGCAGACGCCCTGCGCCAGGTTGACGCCGCCCATGCGGTCGCACTCCACCGACATGGAGCGGATTTCCGACTGCACAATCAGGGGAGAAATTTCACTCAGACGAAGAGCGCTCGCAGAAGCCATGCAGCATGTGTAGCACAACGGGGCAACCGGCGTCAGGCCGTCGAAACAGGGCCTTCGACGGGAGGCAAATCTGGCAAGGCCCCTCGCAGGGCCAGCGTGTGCTCGCGCAGCTCGCGCGCCGCTTGTTTGCGATCCCGGAAGCTTTGCATGGTGAGACCAAAGCGCACCCGGGCCTCTGCGCGGGGCACGCGCAGCAGGCTGCGCAGATGCGGCAGAAATGAGACGTCGCCGAAATAGCAGAAGCCGCTCTCAGTCCGCCCGGGCGAGGCGTAAGCAACAGCCGCTGGCGTGATGGGCGCACACACGCGAATGGCGGCCTCAAGCAGCGAAGGGAAGTAGGGCAGCACCTCGCTGCCATCCGTGCTGGTGCCCTCGGGAAACAGCACCAGCGGAAACCCCTCGGCCAGCACGGCTTCCATCTGCTGCGAAACGCTTTCGACGGCCGTGCGGCGTTCGCGATTCACAAACAGGGTGCCGCCAAAGCGGGCCAGCATGCCAAAGACGGGCCAATGCAGCACGTCTGCCTTTGACACAAAGACGCACGGCATTACCGAGGCAAAGGCCAGCACATCCAGATAGCTCAGGTGGTTGGAAGTTATCAGCCCCGCCGCGGGCGGAGTCCCCTCCCATGCAATCTCTAATTGAAAGGCGCGCGCCACGCGACGGCAGGAGCGATGCATCCAAAGCGCCCGCTGACGCAGCGGCACGCGGCCACCGTGCCGCAGGCTGAGCATGCCAAAGGTGAGATAGTTGACGGCCAGCGCCCGCGCAACGCTGGCGGCCCGCAATGTTTGTGCCAATGCAGAGAGCGAAGTTATTGCGTGTCCGTCATGAACCGGGTGCGCGCCGCCGGGGAAAGCTCTTCCAGGTCGAGCAGCGTCAGAAAGTCGATCGTCCCGAACTCGCGATCCCAGGCTGGTTCGCTGCAAATGCGTGCTCCTACGCCGATGTAGGTCCTGAGTAGCTTGGGTACCTTGACCTCGATGCCGGCGGTGGTATCTTCTGGCGGCAGTTTGTAGGCATCCGTCGCCTCGGTGCGAAATTGCTCCGGCGCGAGGAAACTGCCGAGGCGATGATACATTGCCCAGCCTTCCTGAGGCTCGCGGGAGTTCAGCGAAGAGCAGCCGATCAGGTAACGCAGGCCCCGCATGCGCGCATATTGCCCAATGGAGCGCCACAAGAGCGTCAGCACTTCGCTGGTGCGGTGCTGGCTGTCGATCGACGCGCGCCCCAGCTCGAGCACCTGAGCGCGAATGCCTTCGTAAGGCTGAAAGCAGAATTCCTGCTCGCTGTAGTAACCAAAGTTTTCCCGGGCGGTCATTCCGGACTGCATCCTATAAGTGCCCACGATGCGTCCAAGTTCCATGTCTTCTACAATCAAGTGGTCGCAGACGGCATCGAATTGGTCCTGGTCGAGTCCTGTTTGGTAAGACTCCAGCAGGCCCTCCCCCAGTTCGAGGTTGAAAACCTTAAACCGGAGCCTGCATGCATCTTGCTGATCCGCCACAGTTTGCGCGAGGCGCGCGCGGTATTTTCCATAAGCGCCAAGCGTCGCGGCCTCGGGAATAACCAGAGGCAGAGAGGCGGAAGCATCTGCCGATGTTTCTCGCGCCGGGTACCGGTTCCGCTCGGCAGGCAGGGTCACCAAGGGGCCAATCACGCATTGATGATGCTGCACATTTGTTTCACCCGTCTTAAAAGGGCGAGAAAACGGGGCAAAATTTCTGTAAATGACACGGAAGGGGCAGAACCTTCTCAGTTAGGGCCAATACGTATTTTCGTGACGAATGGCCCATTTATGGAATACTTTGACCATAGTTGTGTTTCCCAGACAGTAATACGCAACAAATAAGAACGAAGGATGAAATCCAAAAAATGACACGCGAAGAAATCATCGCAGCAATCGACGAAGAAATCGGACGGCTTGAGAAAGTGAGAGAACTGCTCCAGGCCGCCGGATCCAGCAAGTTTGCCGGCTCTATCGGGCGCAAGTCTGTTTC
The DNA window shown above is from Acidobacterium capsulatum ATCC 51196 and carries:
- a CDS encoding lysophospholipid acyltransferase family protein, which produces MAQTLRAASVARALAVNYLTFGMLSLRHGGRVPLRQRALWMHRSCRRVARAFQLEIAWEGTPPAAGLITSNHLSYLDVLAFASVMPCVFVSKADVLHWPVFGMLARFGGTLFVNRERRTAVESVSQQMEAVLAEGFPLVLFPEGTSTDGSEVLPYFPSLLEAAIRVCAPITPAAVAYASPGRTESGFCYFGDVSFLPHLRSLLRVPRAEARVRFGLTMQSFRDRKQAARELREHTLALRGALPDLPPVEGPVSTA
- a CDS encoding MoaD/ThiS family protein, which gives rise to MPVRVLLPNAFHKHTNGTKEIQSSAENLPALIAEIETTFPALGSHLRDEKGEVRRFINFYVNDEDIRFLGNEKYVFQDGDEVLVIPSIAGGCC
- a CDS encoding GNAT family N-acetyltransferase, with the translated sequence MQHHQCVIGPLVTLPAERNRYPARETSADASASLPLVIPEAATLGAYGKYRARLAQTVADQQDACRLRFKVFNLELGEGLLESYQTGLDQDQFDAVCDHLIVEDMELGRIVGTYRMQSGMTARENFGYYSEQEFCFQPYEGIRAQVLELGRASIDSQHRTSEVLTLLWRSIGQYARMRGLRYLIGCSSLNSREPQEGWAMYHRLGSFLAPEQFRTEATDAYKLPPEDTTAGIEVKVPKLLRTYIGVGARICSEPAWDREFGTIDFLTLLDLEELSPAARTRFMTDTQ
- a CDS encoding pyridoxal phosphate-dependent aminotransferase encodes the protein MASASALRLSEISPLIVQSEIRSMSVECDRMGGVNLAQGVCDTGVPAPVAERALAAIEQGHNIYTRLDGIAVLRDAIAQKALRYNGIHADPESEVLVTSGATGAFYAACLALLNPGDEVLLFEPFYGYHANTLRAQRAVPVAVPLENGNWAIDFDRLRRAITPRTRALLINTPSNPCGKVFTREELAQIAAIVEEHDLIVFTDEIYEYFVFEGAQHVSFATLPGMASRTITISGLSKTFSITGWRVGYLIADRSVLGTIGYFHDLTYVCAPAPLQHGAAAGLVALPDEYYQAMARDYQSKRDLLCGALTRMGLTPSIPAGAYYVLADASRIAGANAREKARTLLAATGVAAVAGTAFFAEGRGENLLRFCFAKREEDLQRACDLLGKL